Below is a window of bacterium DNA.
TGTCCACGAGGGCCGAGGACCAGCGCTCGTTGCCCATATTTGCATCAAGACGCCATCGACCCATGTGGTGGGATGCGGCCACCACGCCCGGCCTGATCCCCTCGGTTCGCCAGGCCCGCATCACGAAGTAGCCGATGTCGGTGGTTATGCGCACCAGGTCCCCGGTTTCGAACCCGAGTTGGTCGGCGTCGATGGAGTTCATCCACAACGGATGGCCGTGGCTGATCTCGTACAGGTACTTGGCGTTGCCCGACCGGGTGTGGATGAGGGTGGGCAGCCGGAAGATCGGGAGCAGGATGCGCTCGTCTCCCTCGAGGTCGAGATCGCGCCAGTACACGTGGGACTTGAGGTACGTGGGTATGGCCGCATCCGCCCAGTCCCACGACTCCAGCGTGTCGGAGTGCCATTCGAGCAGGCGGGAGGGAGAGGTGAACCCGCTCCTACGCTCCCCGTCGACCTCCACCCCCGGCTGATCGGCGCCCACGGCCTCCTCGTTCAACAGGTAGCGTTCGCGGTCGATCTCGAACGCGCCGTACTTGCGCATGTACTCGAGCGGGGTGAGCCCCTCCCGTCCGGCGTGTTCCGGAAGTCCGGGCACCGAGTTGTCGAACATCCAGCCGTAGTACTCGTCGACGCTCACCGGCCGGGACGGTTCGGCCGGCGACTCGTACCACTGCCTCACCCCGAGGGCGCCGTCCGGGTCGATCCGCCAGGAGAGGTCGATCCAGAACTCGTTCTCCTCCCACACCTCTCCGGGGTTGGCCTCGTAGGTGCGCTCGTACCGCTGTCCGGCCCGCTCGCCCGCCACCCGCAGCACGGGCTGGCGGAATCCGAGCCAGCGGGCTGCATGGGTCTCGTAGGAGTGGGTGTCGTGACGCTCGGCGCCCACCCCCATCGGCAGCACGTAGTCGGCGAACCAGGCCGTCTCCGACCAGGTCGGGCTGAGCGCCACGTGGAGGCCGACCTTGTCCTCGTCGGTGAGGGCCTCGAGCCAGGTGAAGCCGTCGGGGTTGGTCCAGATGGGGTTGTAGACACGGGTGAAGTAGACCTCGAGCCGTCCCCGGCCCTCCTTGAGGAAGTGCGGCAGCAGGTAGCTCAGCTCGTAGTGGCTGAGGGGGAACTCCGCCGGCCAGATCAGCTCGTTCCAGCGGTTCGCCGGGGGTGGCATGTTCCAGTGGTCGGGCTTGAACTTGTCCCACGCGCTCGGCGATGTGCCCCCCTCCGTACCCACCGATCCCGTGAGCACGTGCAGGAAGAAGAGGCAGCGGGCCACCTGCCAGCCCCCGAGGTTCCCCGACCCGGCGGCCCGCCACGTGTGGGAGGCGAAGCGGCTCCCCGCTTCGGCGATGCCCCTGGCTACCGCCTCGATACGTTCAGAATCCACCCCGGTCTCGGCGGCGGCGAATTCGATCGTGTAATCCGCATAGGTCTCGCGCAGCAGTTCGAGGAAGCTCTCGTAGGTGCGGGGCCGATCCGGCGCCCTTGCCTCGAGCGAGGCCTCCCAGTTGACCCACCGGCGCATGAACTCGTGATCCACAGCATCCCACTCGATCAGCCGGGCGGCGATGGCCAGGAGCATGGCCGCCTCGGTACCCGGCCACGGTGACAGCCAGTGGTCGGACATCGACGCAGTGTTGGAGAGGCGCGGGTCGATCGTCGCCACCTGCGCCCCCGCCTGGCGGGCCTCGATGATGCGCTGGGCGTGGGGGTTGAAGTAGTGCCCGGACTCGAGCTGGGCCGACAGCAGGAGGATGAAGCGGGCGTTGGCGAAGTCGGCCGAGGGCCGGTCGTACCCCATCCACATGGCGTAGCCGGTGCGGGCCCCCGACGAGCAGATGTTGGTGTGGCTGTTGTGCCCGTCCACCCCCCAGGACCGGAGGATGCGGTCGATGAAGCCGTCCTCGCCCGGCCGTCCCACGTGGTAGATGATCTCGTCGTGACGGTCCTCCTGCAGAGCGGTGCGGATCCGCGACGCGATGTCCTCGAGGGCGTCCTCCCAGGAGACCTGCTCCCACTCCCCTCCACCGCGGGGCCCGACCCTCCTCAGCGGGTGCAGTATCCGCTCCGGGTCGTACATCTGGTTGAGGGTCGCCGGTCCCTTGGCGCAGTTACGGCCCCTCGATCCCGGATGCTCCGGGTTGCCCTCGAAGCGCCGCACCCGGCCGCTGTCCTTGTCGACGTACGCCAGCAGCCCGCAGCCGGCCTCGCAGTTGAAACAGGTGGTCGGCACCAGCCGGTAGCGCCGCTTGACCCGCTCGGGCCAGGCCTTGGCGTCGTACTCCTCCCAGTCGTCCCAGGACTCGGTCGGCGGGAAGGGAACCAGACCCGTCCCTGGGACCAGCCGGGGCAGGCGATCCGTGGCGCGCCGGTCCCTATCCATGGTGATCTCCGCGTCCGCTCACGACAGCGGCACCGCCTGGCCCGCCCTGACGAACGCATCGTCCGCGAACCAGATCCCGATCAGAGCCGCCAGGCCACCCAACTCGGCCACCCAGAGCGGAACGCCGGCGCCGCCCAGGAAGACCGCTCCCAGCACCAGGGGTATGACCACCCCGATCACCTGGCCACCGAGCCACCACTCCCTCGCATGGGCGCCCCTCGTCAGGTGGTGCATCGCGGCGGCATGGTTACGGGTCGGGTGCCGCGAGACGATTTCCACCACCGCGACAAGCGCCAGCGCCGCGGCGCCGCCGACGAGGGCCCAGGCGAACACCCGCTGGACCGTCGGCGCCAGATCGAACACCGGCGCGGCCAGCAGTCCCGCGCCACCACCCGCCGCGAAAGCGCCGGCCAGCATGTGCCACAGCAGCGTCGGGCTCTGCCAGAGATCCCGGCCCTCGGCCTGGCCGAACAGGAAGGCGGTGTAGCCGGCCACGCCCAGACCGACGACCGCCCCCGCCCAGATGAGTACGGGGAGGAAGCCTGCGCCGGCTAGCCCGGACACGAACCAGAGGCCGAGGATCGCCGCCTGGGCGGCCAGGATCCAGGCGCCCTTGACCAGCCACGATCCGGGGTTGCCCTTGGTCAGGAGGTAATAGAACCGGTCGGGCCGCTTGAGGTCCCCCACCAGCAGGACACCGGTGAGGGCCAGGAAGATGCCGGCGATCAAGGGGGCTCCCCACCGAGCGAAGGTGCTGTCCGTGCCGGCGCCGGCCAGCAACGAGAGCGCCAGGACCATGACGATGCCCGCGGAGATGCCTTTGGTGAGAAAGTAACTCGACACACGCCACCCCCACGGCATCGGGTGGTCGGTGTTGTAGACGACGCGCGGGGGGAGGTCCTCCTTAGTGCGGCGTGAGGACGGTCGGCCCCCTGTCCCGCCGTTGCCACTGCGCCCGGCCGGGGGCGTCAGTTCGACGGTCATGAACGACGGCGCCGGATCGCGCCAGATGCCCCCGTCGCCAGGGTCGACAGCCCCCAACGGGTCGATACCGGCCGGCTCGACTCCCCGGTACCACAGGTTCGGCGCGGTGCCCTGCTCCGGGGACCGCTGGAGCATCCGCTCGCCATGAACCATTTGCGAGATGGGCGTGGTCGGGTCATGGACATCCCCCGAGATGATCGCTCCTTCCGGACAGACCACCACGCAGGCCGGTTCGAGCCCGACCTCCACCCTATGCACGCAGTAGTTGCACTTCTGGGCGGTGTTGTCGTGGGGATCGATGTAGAGAGCGTCGTAGGGACAGGCCTGCATGCAACTCTTGCAGCCGATACAGAGGCTGGTGTCGAAGTCGACTATCCCGTCTTCGCGCCTGAAGAGGGCATTGGTGGGGCAGATCGACACGCACGGTGCGTCGGTGCAGTGGTTGCACCGCATGACCGAGAAGGACCGCGTGGTGTCGGGCCAGGTCCCCTTCTCGATGTACTTGACCCACGTGCGGTCCACTCCCAGCGGGACGTCATGCTCTGTCTTGCACGCCACGGTGCAGGCGTGGCAACCGATGCACGCCGTCTGGTCGATGACGAAGCCGAACTGCAAGGCGCTCCCTCTATGCCGGACCGCCGGCGCCTCCGGGCGGAGACACGCGGTGGGGCTGAACACTACCGCCGGAATCCCCGAATATCCCGCAACCGAACAGGTGACCCCGCCGGCGGCCTTTCCCTCCCGGCCCCTGAGATGCAATCCGTCTTATAGTGTTGAGCACTCCCGTAACGGTCGATGTCCGGCACCAGACGCAGAGGACCCGATGGACGCTCTAAGGCAACTGCAGGCGATCGAAGACATCAAGCGCCTCAAGGCCCGCTACTGCCGCTTCGTGGACCTGAACCGCCGGGAAGAACTACGCCACCTGTTCACCGACGATATCGTCTACGAGTTCCAGGGCTGGAAGAAGGGCCGGGGTGCGGACAGCTTTGCCGGCTCCGCCGAAGACTTCGCCAACCGCCACTCCTTCCACCGGGTTTCCATGCCCGACATCAAGATACTCTCAGAGACCACCGCGCGGGGCATCTGGGCAATGGTGGACATCATCGAGTACCCGGAAGCCTCGGGGTATACCAGCTCTCGAGGATACGGCTACTACCACGAGGAATACCGCAAGGTCGATGGCGTCTGGCGGATCTCTTCTCTTCTGCTGGTCCGCCACCGCGTCGAAGAACTGGGCTCGCGCCACACCGGCGGGTGAGGTCACCATGGCGGTGAAGTCGATCATCGGCGGAGCCGTGATCACCATGGATCCGGACCGCCGGATCATCGATGACGGCGTGGTCGTGGTCGAGGACCAGCACATCTCTGCGGTGGGTCCGGCATACGAGGTCCGCCCACCCCGTGGTTCCCGGATCATCGACGCCTCGGGGATGGCGGTGCTTCCGGGGCTGATCAACTGCCATACCCACGTCCCGCAGATCCTCCTGCGTGGATATGCGGCCAACGAGGGCCGCCGGGTATGGGACTGGTTGACCAACGTGGTGCATCCGGGGCTGGCGGCGTACGGGCCGGACGACATCCGCACGGCCGCGCGGCTCTACTCCGTCGAGGCGATCCGTTCCGGTATGACCTGCTTCGTCGACAACGAGGACGCGTGGCCCGACGACACCGTGGGCTCTATCGGCCAGGCGATCGCCGCCTACTCCGAGGCCGGGGTCCGGGCGATGGTGGCCCGGATGATGTTCGACGAGCAACCCGACCATCTGGGCGACATGATCCGCTCCTTGCGGCAAAAGGAGCCCCAGGTCGTCCATGTCGACAACTGGCGTCCCACCGACCGGTTGCTCTCTGACTTGGACCGCTTGATCCGAACCTACAACGGCACGGCCGGGGGAAGGATCCAGGTGTGGCCTTCCCCCGTGGGCACTCTCGTCTGCTCCGACACCATGTTCGAGACCAGCCGCCGCCTGGCCCGCGACAACGGCACGATGTGGACCATCCACCTGGTGCAGGGACCGGCCGGGGTCGAGAACCCTGGTCCGAGCAGCACCGAGGACCTCCTCGCCCGGGGACATCTCGACCGCCGTCTCCTGGCCGGACACTGCGTCGGCCTCAGCCCGAGGGACATCCGGATCCTCCGGGACGCCGACGTAAAAGGCTGCACCCAGGTGGTGTCCAATTGCTTCCTGGCCATGGGGGTTGCCCCGGTCCCCGATCTGTTGCGGGCCGGGATGCCGCTCGCCGTCGGCACCGACGACGTGAACTGCAACGGAACGGTGAACCTCTTCTCGGATATGAAGACGCTCGTCCTCGTCCACCGGGCGCTGGCAGACGACCCGGCGGCCCTGACAGCCGATCAGGCGCTGGAGATGGCGACCATCAACGGCGCCCGTGCGGTCGGGATGGAGAAGGAGATCGGCTCCATCGAAGCCGGAAAGCGGGCCGACATCATCCTGGTCGACCTCGGCCACGCCCAGACAACACCCACCCACCACCTACCCTCGGCAATGGTCTTCCAGACGTACGGGAACGAGGTCGACACCGTGCTCATCGATGGCGACATCGTGATGAGGAACCGTCAACTCAGCTGGATAACAGCGGTAGAGGAACGCTCCCTGTACCGGGACGCCGCCGAGCGGTCCGCCGCGATCAGCGCACGTGCCGGAATCCGGTCACGCTAGCCGGGAGGCTCGCGCGCCGGCTTACCGACACCTGGTCGGATAACGCGTGTAACGTTCCCCGACCATGCAACCACTTGTAGAAGCCACCGATCTGACCAAGCGTTTCGGTGACTTCACCGCAGTCGACTCGATCGGCTTCTCCGTCGCCTCCGGAGAGGTGTTCGGCTTCCTCGGGCCCAACGGCGCAGGCAAGAGCTCCACCATGCGGATGATCGGCGCCGTCTCGCCCGTGACGTCCGGACGGCTAAGGGTGTTCGGTCTCGATCCGGCGACCGACGGCAGGCGCATCCGGTCCCGCCTGGGGGTGGTGCCCCAGGACGACTCGCTCGACATGGAACTGAGCGTGGAGGAGAACCTGTACATCTACGGCCGGTACTACGACCTCCCCCGCCGCGAGATCCGGGCGCGTATCGAGGAGTTGATCGACTTCGCCCAGCTCGGAGAGCACCGTGCGTCGCGGGTGGACCCGCTCTCGGGCGGGATGAAGCGGCGCCTCACCATCGCCAGGGGCCTGATCAACCGTCCCGACCTCCTGCTCCTCGACGAGCCGACCACGGGGCTCGACCCCCAGGCCCGGCACGTGTTGTGGGATCGCCTCTACCGCCTCAAGCAGGACGGCGTGACCCAGATCATCACCACCCACTACATGGACGAGGCCGAGCAGCTGTGTGATCGGCTGGTGATCATGGACCGGGGCCGCATCGTCGCCGAGGGGTCGCCCCGGGGTCTCATCGAGACCCACTCGACCCGCGAGGTGTTGGAGGTGCGCTTCCCGGTCGGAGAGTTGGAGCCGGCCGGGCCTACGCTCCGGAAGACGGCCGATCGGGTCGAGTTGCTGGCCGATCGAGCGCTTCTCTACACCTCCGATGCCGACTCGGCTCTGGGAGAGGTGCACCGGCTCGGCCTCCAGCCTGAGAGCGCGTTGGTGCGCCGGAGCACGCTTGAGGACGTCTTCCTCAAGCTGACCGGCCGCACCCTGGTCGACTGACGCGGGCGGGCCGATGCGGTTACCTGGAGTGCTGCGGGTGGTTGAGGCGGACGCCATCGCGTACCGGAGGGTCTGGAAGGGATCGGCGTTCTCCTCGTTCGTCACGCCGGCCCTGTTCCTGGTGGCGATGGGCCTGGGCCTCGGGTCGCTGGTGGACCGGGGAGCGGGCGCCCCCGGTCTCGAAGGCCTCAGCTACGTGGCCTTCCTCGCCCCCGGACTCCTCGTCGCCAGCGCCATGCAGTCCGGGGCGGCGCAGGGATCGTTCCCGGTGATCGCCGGGATGAAGTGGACCCGCACCTACCACTCGGTGGTCGCCTCGCCGGTCGGCACCGGTGGCCTGGTCGGGGGTCACTTCATCTGGACCGCCATCCGGGTGCTGATGGTCTCTGTGATCTTCGGGGCGGTAGCGGC
It encodes the following:
- a CDS encoding molybdopterin-dependent oxidoreductase is translated as MDRDRRATDRLPRLVPGTGLVPFPPTESWDDWEEYDAKAWPERVKRRYRLVPTTCFNCEAGCGLLAYVDKDSGRVRRFEGNPEHPGSRGRNCAKGPATLNQMYDPERILHPLRRVGPRGGGEWEQVSWEDALEDIASRIRTALQEDRHDEIIYHVGRPGEDGFIDRILRSWGVDGHNSHTNICSSGARTGYAMWMGYDRPSADFANARFILLLSAQLESGHYFNPHAQRIIEARQAGAQVATIDPRLSNTASMSDHWLSPWPGTEAAMLLAIAARLIEWDAVDHEFMRRWVNWEASLEARAPDRPRTYESFLELLRETYADYTIEFAAAETGVDSERIEAVARGIAEAGSRFASHTWRAAGSGNLGGWQVARCLFFLHVLTGSVGTEGGTSPSAWDKFKPDHWNMPPPANRWNELIWPAEFPLSHYELSYLLPHFLKEGRGRLEVYFTRVYNPIWTNPDGFTWLEALTDEDKVGLHVALSPTWSETAWFADYVLPMGVGAERHDTHSYETHAARWLGFRQPVLRVAGERAGQRYERTYEANPGEVWEENEFWIDLSWRIDPDGALGVRQWYESPAEPSRPVSVDEYYGWMFDNSVPGLPEHAGREGLTPLEYMRKYGAFEIDRERYLLNEEAVGADQPGVEVDGERRSGFTSPSRLLEWHSDTLESWDWADAAIPTYLKSHVYWRDLDLEGDERILLPIFRLPTLIHTRSGNAKYLYEISHGHPLWMNSIDADQLGFETGDLVRITTDIGYFVMRAWRTEGIRPGVVAASHHMGRWRLDANMGNERWSSALVDIQRHDGGWRLRHKTGIEPFRSDDPDSERIWWRDPGVHQNLAFPVHPDPVSGMHAWHQRVTLGHASPEDRYGDVFVDTARSHEIYQEWMGRTRPGPGPGGLRRPRWLTRPLPPVPDAYQA
- the nrfD gene encoding polysulfide reductase NrfD, coding for MQFGFVIDQTACIGCHACTVACKTEHDVPLGVDRTWVKYIEKGTWPDTTRSFSVMRCNHCTDAPCVSICPTNALFRREDGIVDFDTSLCIGCKSCMQACPYDALYIDPHDNTAQKCNYCVHRVEVGLEPACVVVCPEGAIISGDVHDPTTPISQMVHGERMLQRSPEQGTAPNLWYRGVEPAGIDPLGAVDPGDGGIWRDPAPSFMTVELTPPAGRSGNGGTGGRPSSRRTKEDLPPRVVYNTDHPMPWGWRVSSYFLTKGISAGIVMVLALSLLAGAGTDSTFARWGAPLIAGIFLALTGVLLVGDLKRPDRFYYLLTKGNPGSWLVKGAWILAAQAAILGLWFVSGLAGAGFLPVLIWAGAVVGLGVAGYTAFLFGQAEGRDLWQSPTLLWHMLAGAFAAGGGAGLLAAPVFDLAPTVQRVFAWALVGGAAALALVAVVEIVSRHPTRNHAAAMHHLTRGAHAREWWLGGQVIGVVIPLVLGAVFLGGAGVPLWVAELGGLAALIGIWFADDAFVRAGQAVPLS
- a CDS encoding nuclear transport factor 2 family protein: MDALRQLQAIEDIKRLKARYCRFVDLNRREELRHLFTDDIVYEFQGWKKGRGADSFAGSAEDFANRHSFHRVSMPDIKILSETTARGIWAMVDIIEYPEASGYTSSRGYGYYHEEYRKVDGVWRISSLLLVRHRVEELGSRHTGG
- a CDS encoding amidohydrolase; translated protein: MAVKSIIGGAVITMDPDRRIIDDGVVVVEDQHISAVGPAYEVRPPRGSRIIDASGMAVLPGLINCHTHVPQILLRGYAANEGRRVWDWLTNVVHPGLAAYGPDDIRTAARLYSVEAIRSGMTCFVDNEDAWPDDTVGSIGQAIAAYSEAGVRAMVARMMFDEQPDHLGDMIRSLRQKEPQVVHVDNWRPTDRLLSDLDRLIRTYNGTAGGRIQVWPSPVGTLVCSDTMFETSRRLARDNGTMWTIHLVQGPAGVENPGPSSTEDLLARGHLDRRLLAGHCVGLSPRDIRILRDADVKGCTQVVSNCFLAMGVAPVPDLLRAGMPLAVGTDDVNCNGTVNLFSDMKTLVLVHRALADDPAALTADQALEMATINGARAVGMEKEIGSIEAGKRADIILVDLGHAQTTPTHHLPSAMVFQTYGNEVDTVLIDGDIVMRNRQLSWITAVEERSLYRDAAERSAAISARAGIRSR
- a CDS encoding ABC transporter ATP-binding protein; this encodes MQPLVEATDLTKRFGDFTAVDSIGFSVASGEVFGFLGPNGAGKSSTMRMIGAVSPVTSGRLRVFGLDPATDGRRIRSRLGVVPQDDSLDMELSVEENLYIYGRYYDLPRREIRARIEELIDFAQLGEHRASRVDPLSGGMKRRLTIARGLINRPDLLLLDEPTTGLDPQARHVLWDRLYRLKQDGVTQIITTHYMDEAEQLCDRLVIMDRGRIVAEGSPRGLIETHSTREVLEVRFPVGELEPAGPTLRKTADRVELLADRALLYTSDADSALGEVHRLGLQPESALVRRSTLEDVFLKLTGRTLVD
- a CDS encoding ABC transporter permease, giving the protein MRLPGVLRVVEADAIAYRRVWKGSAFSSFVTPALFLVAMGLGLGSLVDRGAGAPGLEGLSYVAFLAPGLLVASAMQSGAAQGSFPVIAGMKWTRTYHSVVASPVGTGGLVGGHFIWTAIRVLMVSVIFGAVAAALGAIPPAAVLALAPIGILIGLATAAPMTAFTANRENTEALTAVFRFGITPMYLFSGTFFPITQLPDWLQTLATLTPLWHAVELARQIALGHGSALPAWLHVGYLVLVFVVGVALTHRLFSRRLNV